One Methanococcus voltae genomic region harbors:
- the yciH gene encoding stress response translation initiation inhibitor YciH, protein MPEICPICGLPKDLCVCEEIAKEEQKIKVYVTKRRFGKLMTVVEGFDADLIDVKDLAKKLKDICACGGTVKKDSIELQGDHRKKAEDILIGMGFSKNMIDVR, encoded by the coding sequence ATGCCGGAGATTTGTCCAATATGTGGTTTACCTAAAGATTTATGTGTTTGTGAGGAAATAGCTAAAGAAGAACAGAAAATAAAAGTTTACGTTACTAAACGTAGGTTTGGTAAACTGATGACTGTTGTTGAAGGCTTCGACGCAGACCTTATAGACGTTAAAGACCTTGCAAAGAAATTAAAAGATATCTGTGCTTGCGGTGGAACTGTTAAGAAAGATAGTATCGAATTGCAAGGAGATCACAGGAAAAAAGCTGAAGACATTCTCATAGGTATGGGCTTCTCAAAGAACATGATCGATGTGAGATAA
- the rplX gene encoding 50S ribosomal protein L24, with amino-acid sequence MVLTSSKQPRKQRKALYNAPLHLRNSLMSAMLSKELKEKVNKNSIPLKKGDLVKVMRGNFKGVEGEVTNVSYKNYKVIVAGVVNKKQDGTEKSYPIHPSNLMIVKLDDSDDKRFKNANN; translated from the coding sequence ATGGTGTTGACTAGTTCAAAACAGCCAAGAAAGCAAAGAAAAGCACTCTACAACGCACCGTTACATTTAAGAAACAGCTTAATGTCAGCGATGTTGTCAAAAGAGTTAAAAGAAAAAGTAAATAAGAATTCAATACCTTTGAAGAAAGGAGACTTGGTAAAAGTTATGAGAGGAAACTTCAAAGGCGTTGAAGGAGAAGTTACCAACGTAAGTTACAAAAACTACAAAGTTATTGTAGCAGGCGTAGTTAACAAAAAACAAGATGGTACAGAAAAATCATACCCTATACACCCATCAAATTTGATGATTGTAAAGTTGGATGATTCAGACGATAAGAGATTTAAAAACGCTAATAATTAA
- a CDS encoding 30S ribosomal protein S17, translating into MTNIGIDVKTPENVCDDINCPFHGKLPVRGQTFEGVVTSDKGHNTVVIEREIIRYLSKYERYEKRTVSMIAHNSPCIAAKVGDIVKIMECRPISKTKSFVVIEKTIQE; encoded by the coding sequence ATGACAAACATAGGAATTGATGTAAAAACTCCTGAAAATGTTTGTGATGACATAAACTGTCCTTTCCACGGGAAATTACCAGTTAGAGGTCAAACATTTGAAGGTGTAGTAACCTCAGATAAAGGACACAACACAGTTGTAATCGAAAGAGAAATTATACGATACTTGTCAAAGTACGAAAGATACGAAAAAAGAACAGTTAGCATGATCGCACATAACTCACCATGTATCGCAGCGAAAGTTGGAGACATCGTGAAAATTATGGAATGCAGACCAATCAGCAAAACAAAATCTTTTGTAGTAATCGAAAAGACAATACAAGAATAA
- the rpmC gene encoding 50S ribosomal protein L29, whose translation MAILKANEIRELSLEEMQEKIVEMKKELMKEGVNKATGGSPSNPGKIQALKRTIARVLTIMKEKEAQNA comes from the coding sequence ATGGCAATCTTAAAAGCAAATGAAATCAGAGAATTGTCACTCGAAGAAATGCAAGAAAAAATTGTTGAAATGAAAAAAGAGTTAATGAAAGAAGGCGTTAACAAAGCAACAGGCGGTTCACCTTCAAATCCTGGTAAAATCCAAGCTCTTAAAAGAACAATTGCTAGAGTATTGACAATCATGAAAGAAAAAGAAGCACAAAATGCTTAA
- a CDS encoding 4Fe-4S dicluster domain-containing protein, translating to MKKIVMLDSKSCDNCGDCMKACSEVHGISRISILDYQGEYFPVVCQHCASAPCGEICPVNAIDVNNGTVHLNEELCIGCGLCALACPFGAIFINEKTAHKCDLCIEENNECACIKACSKRCLEVIDVEDIVLSKKLKNLPNLASVTKPGSKANKNKNKDLLSLVTSSSRVNNP from the coding sequence ATGAAAAAAATTGTCATGTTAGATAGTAAATCTTGTGATAATTGTGGAGATTGCATGAAAGCATGTTCAGAGGTTCATGGGATTAGTAGGATAAGTATACTTGATTATCAAGGCGAATACTTCCCTGTGGTATGCCAACATTGTGCTTCAGCTCCTTGTGGTGAGATATGTCCTGTAAATGCAATAGACGTTAACAATGGCACAGTTCACTTAAATGAGGAATTATGTATAGGTTGCGGATTATGTGCGTTAGCTTGTCCATTTGGTGCAATTTTCATAAACGAAAAAACCGCCCACAAATGTGATTTATGTATCGAGGAAAATAACGAATGTGCTTGTATAAAAGCATGTTCTAAAAGATGCTTAGAAGTAATAGATGTTGAAGATATCGTATTATCTAAAAAACTCAAGAATTTGCCAAATTTAGCAAGTGTTACAAAACCTGGTTCAAAAGCAAATAAAAATAAAAATAAAGATTTATTATCCTTGGTAACTTCTTCTTCAAGGGTAAACAACCCATAG
- a CDS encoding 30S ribosomal protein S3, with translation MIERTFVTNNVSEALIDEYFCKKLVKAGYSHIDVKKTPIGTRITVFAEKPGFVIGRKGKMVKELTETLKTVYKIENPQIEVKQIENADLDPAVVGHKIAASLEKGMHFRKTAHSAVRRVMNAGAKGVSIIVSGKLSGERSRTEKFMDGYMKHCGEPSEELVMKSHQLAKLKLGVVGVTVKIMLPDVSLPDEIVITSGEIKEVSEVVEVAEVVEATEEQ, from the coding sequence ATGATTGAAAGAACATTTGTTACAAATAATGTTTCAGAAGCATTAATTGATGAATATTTTTGTAAAAAATTAGTAAAAGCTGGTTACAGCCACATTGATGTTAAAAAAACACCAATTGGTACAAGAATAACCGTATTTGCTGAAAAACCTGGATTTGTAATTGGTAGAAAAGGTAAAATGGTTAAAGAATTAACAGAAACCTTAAAAACAGTTTACAAAATCGAAAACCCACAAATCGAAGTTAAACAAATCGAAAACGCTGATTTAGACCCTGCAGTAGTAGGTCACAAAATTGCAGCTTCACTCGAAAAAGGTATGCACTTCAGAAAAACAGCACACTCAGCAGTAAGAAGAGTTATGAATGCTGGTGCAAAAGGTGTATCTATTATCGTTTCCGGTAAATTATCCGGTGAAAGATCAAGAACTGAAAAGTTCATGGACGGATACATGAAACACTGTGGTGAACCATCAGAAGAATTAGTTATGAAATCACACCAACTTGCAAAATTAAAATTAGGTGTAGTTGGAGTTACAGTAAAAATTATGTTACCTGATGTATCATTACCTGATGAAATCGTAATCACTTCCGGAGAAATCAAAGAAGTGTCAGAAGTAGTTGAAGTAGCTGAAGTAGTTGAAGCAACTGAAGAACAATAA
- a CDS encoding M20 family metallo-hydrolase translates to MQNPSNSKNLKNLSDSPKLLGLLTKQSKEQYEKELENETINIASNLIRINSVNPGFGGKGEVEEAQYIIKKMKEYAKKYNADLKIKEYNTTDKNNIVRPNVVVDLDLNKENSLTIISHMDIVPEGDISLWDTNPYEPVIKNGKIYGRGSEDNGKGIVSSFLILKMILDEFKQKSLNPESDLKYNLRFIFVADEENGSTYGIRHLLNYEDELFKKGDIIIVPDFGVGHGNFVEIAEKQIMWIKFTIKGFQCHGSTPLKGINASTMAFLFSDMLYRTLYKKYNAKDEIFTFPYSSFEPTIFKNSVENANTIPGNVEMYFDCRVLPNYDVDDVLKTIDNTILKFKRELPTNLIYYSEKLLNNIDITYKVENLEKSGKLPENSKSIKEISNSIEKILNIKPELCGMGGGTVAAPIRVKGYEAVVWGMGNETAHQPNENIDISDLLNMAKVYLAMIVKEDNR, encoded by the coding sequence ATGCAAAATCCATCCAATAGCAAAAATTTAAAAAATTTATCCGATTCCCCAAAATTATTAGGTTTATTAACCAAACAAAGTAAAGAACAATATGAAAAAGAATTAGAAAATGAAACAATAAATATTGCTTCAAATTTAATTAGAATAAACTCTGTAAATCCTGGCTTTGGGGGAAAGGGGGAAGTTGAAGAAGCACAATATATTATAAAAAAGATGAAAGAATACGCAAAAAAGTATAATGCGGATTTAAAAATAAAGGAATACAATACAACTGATAAAAATAACATCGTAAGACCAAACGTGGTTGTAGATTTAGATTTGAACAAAGAAAACAGTTTAACAATAATTTCACACATGGATATAGTACCTGAGGGCGATATTTCATTATGGGATACAAATCCGTACGAACCAGTCATAAAAAACGGTAAAATTTACGGTAGAGGTAGCGAAGATAATGGAAAAGGTATCGTGTCCTCTTTTTTAATATTAAAAATGATATTAGATGAATTTAAGCAAAAATCCCTAAATCCTGAATCTGATTTAAAATACAACTTAAGATTCATTTTTGTAGCTGATGAAGAAAATGGCAGTACCTATGGAATTAGACACCTTTTAAATTATGAAGATGAGCTTTTCAAGAAAGGAGATATTATAATAGTCCCTGATTTCGGGGTAGGTCATGGAAACTTTGTGGAAATTGCTGAAAAACAAATCATGTGGATTAAATTTACAATAAAAGGTTTCCAATGTCACGGCAGTACGCCACTCAAAGGAATTAATGCAAGTACTATGGCGTTTTTGTTTAGCGATATGCTTTACAGAACCCTTTACAAAAAATACAATGCAAAAGACGAGATATTTACATTCCCATACTCAAGTTTTGAACCAACAATCTTTAAAAATTCCGTAGAGAATGCAAATACAATTCCAGGAAATGTCGAAATGTATTTTGATTGCAGGGTTTTACCAAATTATGATGTAGATGACGTTTTAAAAACAATAGACAATACTATATTGAAATTTAAGAGAGAATTGCCTACTAATTTAATATATTATAGCGAGAAATTGTTAAATAATATTGATATAACCTACAAAGTTGAAAATCTAGAGAAATCCGGCAAATTACCTGAAAATTCAAAATCCATAAAAGAAATAAGTAATTCAATTGAAAAAATATTGAATATCAAACCTGAATTATGTGGTATGGGTGGCGGTACTGTAGCAGCCCCTATAAGAGTTAAAGGATATGAAGCTGTTGTTTGGGGAATGGGTAACGAAACAGCTCACCAACCTAATGAAAATATCGATATTTCTGATTTATTAAATATGGCTAAAGTATATCTAGCAATGATTGTAAAAGAGGATAATAGATAA
- a CDS encoding zinc finger domain-containing protein, with protein MKAKCTTCNAEIAPRENATRFVCPNCGKTEIVRCEKCRKLSNTYKCPVCGYEGP; from the coding sequence ATGAAAGCTAAATGTACTACATGTAATGCAGAAATTGCACCAAGAGAAAACGCTACAAGATTTGTATGCCCTAACTGTGGTAAAACAGAAATTGTAAGATGCGAAAAATGTAGAAAATTAAGTAACACATACAAATGTCCTGTATGTGGATACGAAGGACCATAA
- a CDS encoding 4Fe-4S dicluster domain-containing protein yields MKIMPNIELCVDCGKCERSCPHNAIFIVEGIPIRCMHCESAPCVQVCPEDALKKVGDRIILDSDKCIGCSLCTEVCPIGAIRIDTSSGIATKCNDCMEFDSEICVDVCPTGALSPYTKIVEDKREDMLAKLKKLTTLNK; encoded by the coding sequence ATGAAAATAATGCCCAACATTGAGTTATGTGTGGATTGTGGAAAATGTGAACGTTCCTGCCCCCATAACGCAATATTTATCGTTGAAGGCATTCCCATAAGGTGTATGCACTGTGAAAGTGCCCCTTGTGTGCAAGTATGTCCAGAAGACGCACTTAAAAAAGTAGGGGATAGGATAATCCTCGACAGTGATAAATGTATTGGCTGTTCTTTATGTACTGAGGTATGTCCTATTGGAGCTATAAGGATAGACACCTCTAGTGGAATTGCTACAAAATGTAATGATTGTATGGAATTTGATTCAGAAATCTGTGTGGATGTGTGTCCAACAGGTGCTTTATCACCATATACAAAGATTGTGGAAGATAAAAGAGAAGATATGTTAGCTAAATTGAAAAAATTGACTACATTGAACAAATAA
- a CDS encoding basic amino acid ABC transporter substrate-binding protein translates to MVKNGIKALFLVALVALVVSFAGCTDNGNNNSNVDDSKVLTVGCCVEFRPFEYMDEKGVPMGFDIDIIKEVGKRMDREVEIIDSQFDGLIPALNAKKYDCVISAMTITENRSKEVKFSKPYFEAGQILSVMKDDNEITSLKDLGNKKVGVKLGTTGDIIASASAEEYNYEVKQYNKIGDAYMDMKNGKLDAIIVDNAVAMEYLKENPGLYKLTGELMTSEAYGIATRLDDTELSEKIDKALDDMKADGTYDKIYAKWFSDE, encoded by the coding sequence ATGGTTAAAAATGGTATTAAAGCTTTATTTTTAGTTGCTTTAGTTGCCCTTGTTGTTTCATTCGCAGGATGCACCGATAACGGCAATAACAATAGCAACGTAGATGATTCAAAAGTATTAACAGTTGGTTGCTGTGTTGAATTTAGACCTTTTGAATATATGGATGAAAAAGGCGTACCAATGGGATTTGATATAGATATTATCAAAGAAGTTGGAAAAAGAATGGACAGAGAAGTTGAAATTATAGACTCACAATTTGATGGCCTAATACCTGCATTAAATGCCAAAAAATATGATTGTGTTATCTCAGCTATGACAATTACAGAAAACAGGTCAAAAGAAGTTAAATTCTCAAAACCTTACTTTGAAGCAGGTCAAATATTATCTGTTATGAAGGACGATAACGAAATAACTTCATTAAAAGATTTAGGTAATAAAAAAGTAGGTGTAAAATTAGGTACCACTGGTGACATCATTGCGTCAGCAAGTGCTGAAGAATACAACTACGAAGTTAAACAATATAATAAAATAGGCGACGCTTACATGGATATGAAAAATGGCAAACTCGATGCTATTATCGTTGACAATGCGGTTGCTATGGAATACTTAAAAGAAAACCCTGGTTTATACAAATTAACCGGTGAATTAATGACTTCAGAAGCTTACGGCATTGCTACAAGATTAGATGATACAGAGTTATCAGAAAAAATCGATAAAGCGTTAGACGATATGAAGGCAGACGGTACATACGATAAAATCTATGCAAAATGGTTTAGTGACGAATAA
- a CDS encoding amino acid ABC transporter permease: protein MAGFDVDLFISIVPRLIDGSLMTLKITVLSIILGIILGVFVGVGRISSNFLYRGFSAIYVELIRGTPMLVQIMIIYFGLPDLGINLDAFVAGVLALGLNSGAYIAEIIKAGILSVHHGQMEAARSLGMNYFQSMRYIILPQAFRNVLPALGNEFIILLKDSSLLSVIAIVELLRVGDQVRGATYNAWTPLLGVALFYLLMTIPLSRIVLYIEKRWKIDRNG, encoded by the coding sequence ATGGCAGGTTTTGATGTTGATTTATTTATTTCGATAGTACCTAGGTTAATTGACGGCTCATTAATGACTCTTAAAATAACCGTATTGTCTATTATACTAGGTATAATATTGGGGGTATTTGTAGGGGTTGGTAGAATATCTTCAAATTTTTTATACCGTGGCTTTTCGGCCATTTATGTGGAATTAATAAGGGGTACCCCGATGCTGGTTCAAATTATGATAATTTACTTCGGTCTTCCAGATTTGGGCATTAATCTTGACGCATTTGTAGCCGGTGTTTTAGCATTGGGTTTAAACAGTGGTGCTTACATAGCAGAGATTATAAAGGCAGGTATCTTATCCGTTCATCATGGACAAATGGAAGCCGCAAGAAGTTTGGGGATGAATTATTTCCAATCAATGAGATATATTATATTACCTCAAGCTTTTAGAAATGTTTTACCTGCATTAGGTAATGAATTTATCATCTTGTTAAAAGATTCCTCATTATTGTCTGTAATCGCAATTGTGGAGCTTTTAAGAGTTGGTGACCAGGTTAGAGGTGCGACATATAACGCTTGGACTCCATTGTTAGGCGTAGCTTTATTCTATTTATTAATGACAATACCATTAAGCAGAATTGTACTGTATATTGAGAAAAGGTGGAAAATTGATAGAAATGGTTAA
- a CDS encoding ribonuclease P protein component 1 — translation MKISKDILRHELIGLSVEVIQCTNKQLIGKKGVVVDETRNTLTIESKVVNSFVTNEQKNEHSDDDVQYLYKEFQIPKDIAVFQFDVTTSEGLFKVKIDGNLLVGRPEDRLKRKFKKIYPY, via the coding sequence ATGAAAATTTCGAAAGATATTCTCAGACATGAGTTAATAGGGTTAAGCGTTGAAGTAATTCAATGTACCAACAAACAACTTATCGGTAAAAAGGGAGTAGTTGTTGACGAAACAAGAAATACGTTAACCATTGAGTCTAAAGTGGTAAATTCTTTTGTTACTAACGAGCAAAAGAACGAGCACTCGGACGATGACGTACAGTATCTTTATAAGGAATTTCAAATTCCAAAAGATATTGCAGTATTTCAATTCGACGTAACTACTTCCGAGGGTCTTTTTAAAGTAAAAATCGATGGAAATTTACTTGTAGGACGGCCTGAAGATAGGTTGAAAAGAAAATTCAAAAAAATTTATCCTTATTAA
- a CDS encoding 50S ribosomal protein L14 — protein MKGIGSTVVRSLPNGARIFCADNTGAKELEVISVKNYSGVVRRLPAAGVGQMVFVSVKKGTPEMRKQVLPAIIIRQKKEYKRADGSRVKFEDNAAVIVTPEGTPKGSEIKGPVSKEAAERWPGVSRLAKIIH, from the coding sequence ATGAAAGGAATCGGGTCAACCGTAGTAAGGTCATTACCAAACGGAGCAAGAATATTCTGTGCAGACAATACAGGAGCTAAAGAATTGGAAGTTATATCAGTTAAGAATTACTCTGGTGTAGTTAGAAGATTACCAGCTGCTGGTGTAGGCCAGATGGTTTTTGTTTCAGTTAAGAAAGGTACTCCTGAAATGAGAAAGCAAGTTTTACCTGCTATTATCATCAGGCAGAAGAAAGAATATAAGAGAGCAGACGGCTCAAGAGTTAAGTTTGAAGATAACGCAGCAGTTATTGTAACACCAGAAGGAACACCAAAAGGTTCAGAAATCAAAGGTCCAGTTTCAAAAGAAGCTGCTGAAAGATGGCCTGGTGTTTCAAGATTGGCTAAAATTATTCACTAA
- a CDS encoding elongation factor 1-beta, with protein sequence MADVIAKVKVMPVSPEVEKEALKEKLTKVVEENDAKCRGVSDEPLAFGLYTVYVMVEMEEREGGMDPIEQAMNDLEDVESAEVVELSLI encoded by the coding sequence ATGGCTGACGTAATTGCTAAAGTAAAGGTAATGCCTGTAAGCCCAGAAGTGGAAAAAGAAGCTTTAAAAGAGAAATTAACAAAAGTTGTTGAAGAAAATGACGCTAAATGTAGGGGTGTATCAGACGAACCTTTAGCATTCGGATTGTACACAGTTTACGTTATGGTTGAAATGGAAGAAAGAGAGGGTGGAATGGACCCTATCGAACAAGCAATGAATGATTTAGAAGATGTAGAAAGTGCAGAAGTTGTAGAACTTTCATTAATTTAA
- a CDS encoding YfcE family phosphodiesterase has translation MNYKSIGESFYNKPIEINDPNIRIGIISDTHVPHRCNNDNIPEYVINELKKVDLIIHCGDLTTPEIIKTLNDIKKPKYKLIIVKGNMDRHDILLSKVNLPKEYIFTVNGLKIGVTHGDMIEPRGDKLKMKYMALEKELDVLISGHTHVPMIESVEGLDKTIMLLNPGSFTCPRIPLKTFMILDFKNNELNKIELKEVI, from the coding sequence ATGAATTACAAGTCGATTGGAGAAAGCTTTTATAATAAACCGATTGAAATAAACGACCCTAACATACGAATTGGTATTATCTCAGATACTCACGTCCCACATAGGTGCAACAATGACAATATTCCAGAATATGTTATAAATGAACTTAAAAAAGTGGATTTGATAATCCATTGTGGTGATTTAACCACTCCGGAGATAATTAAAACATTGAATGACATAAAAAAACCGAAATACAAGCTTATTATCGTAAAAGGTAATATGGATAGACATGACATTCTATTGTCAAAGGTTAATCTACCTAAAGAATACATATTTACAGTAAATGGTCTTAAAATAGGCGTAACCCATGGCGATATGATAGAACCCCGTGGTGACAAATTAAAAATGAAATATATGGCACTTGAAAAAGAGTTAGACGTATTAATCTCTGGACATACGCATGTACCAATGATTGAAAGCGTAGAAGGTCTTGATAAAACCATAATGCTATTAAATCCAGGTAGTTTCACATGCCCCAGAATACCTTTAAAAACGTTTATGATATTAGATTTTAAAAATAACGAATTAAATAAAATAGAATTAAAAGAAGTAATATAA
- a CDS encoding amino acid ABC transporter ATP-binding protein → MIEMVNIHKKFGENHVLKGVNLKVEKGEVVVILGPSGSGKSTLLRCINGLEVITDGKVIFEDQDICDKKANINKIRQKIGMVFQQFNLFPHLTVLDNITFAPVKVLKKSKSEAKTQARELLKKVGLEDKENAYPIQLSGGQQQRVAIARALAMKPDAMLFDEPTSALDPELVNEVLDVMKQLAYEGMTMVVVTHEMGFAKEVGDRIVFMDEGTIVEEGAPSEIFTNPKHDRTKNFFGKILSHN, encoded by the coding sequence TTGATAGAAATGGTTAATATTCATAAAAAATTCGGTGAAAATCACGTATTGAAGGGTGTAAATTTAAAGGTCGAAAAAGGGGAAGTTGTGGTTATCTTGGGGCCAAGTGGTAGTGGTAAATCCACATTATTAAGATGTATTAACGGTCTTGAAGTAATAACCGATGGAAAAGTAATATTTGAAGACCAAGATATTTGTGATAAAAAAGCCAATATCAACAAAATTCGCCAAAAAATAGGCATGGTATTCCAGCAGTTTAACTTGTTCCCTCACCTTACAGTATTGGATAACATTACTTTTGCACCTGTAAAAGTTTTGAAAAAATCAAAATCCGAAGCTAAAACACAAGCAAGGGAGTTACTCAAAAAAGTAGGATTGGAAGATAAGGAAAATGCTTACCCCATACAACTTTCGGGCGGTCAACAACAAAGAGTTGCAATTGCAAGAGCTTTGGCAATGAAACCCGACGCAATGTTGTTTGATGAACCTACCTCTGCATTAGACCCCGAATTGGTTAACGAAGTTTTAGATGTAATGAAACAACTTGCATACGAAGGTATGACAATGGTTGTAGTAACTCACGAAATGGGTTTTGCAAAAGAAGTGGGTGACAGAATTGTATTTATGGATGAGGGCACTATCGTGGAAGAAGGAGCGCCATCTGAGATATTTACAAATCCTAAACATGATAGGACTAAAAACTTCTTTGGAAAAATTTTATCTCATAATTAA
- a CDS encoding transcription factor S, with protein sequence MVKFCPKCNNIMLPKEGNLKCVVCGFETSLENTKDKYELSEKIESKSQDVTVIENVNTLPSIRIECPSCGNMEAYWWLQQTRCADEPETRFYKCKKCSHTWREYD encoded by the coding sequence ATGGTTAAATTTTGCCCAAAGTGTAATAATATAATGTTACCTAAAGAAGGTAACTTAAAATGTGTAGTATGCGGATTTGAAACTAGTTTGGAAAATACTAAAGATAAATACGAGTTATCTGAAAAAATAGAAAGCAAATCACAAGATGTTACAGTAATTGAAAATGTAAATACATTGCCATCAATCAGAATTGAATGCCCAAGCTGTGGAAATATGGAAGCATACTGGTGGTTACAACAAACAAGATGTGCAGATGAACCAGAAACAAGATTCTACAAATGTAAAAAATGTTCACATACTTGGAGAGAATACGATTAA
- a CDS encoding 30S ribosomal protein S4e, which yields MAVKGPKRHLKRLAAPANWQIPRKVRTFTVRPAPGSHAMDKSLPLLLIIRDVLKYADNSREAKKIIQTGKILIDGRKRKEYKLPVGLMDLISVPLMNENYVVLFDEAGRLTLNKVENADVKLCKIVNKTVIKGGHIQLNLHDGRNQIVTVADATKAEEDVYKTGDSILLSIPEQKIAGHVQFGENKLAYVTGGKHVGEFAKIVEIEERKLYADIITLETKDGEQFKTVKDYVFIVGDNEPIINL from the coding sequence ATGGCAGTTAAAGGACCTAAAAGACATCTAAAAAGATTAGCCGCTCCAGCAAACTGGCAAATCCCAAGAAAAGTCAGAACATTCACAGTAAGACCTGCACCTGGTTCACACGCAATGGATAAATCATTACCATTGTTATTGATAATAAGAGATGTATTAAAATACGCTGACAATTCAAGAGAAGCTAAAAAGATTATCCAAACAGGAAAAATCTTAATCGACGGTAGAAAAAGAAAAGAATACAAACTTCCAGTAGGATTAATGGATTTAATTTCAGTTCCTTTAATGAACGAAAATTACGTTGTATTATTTGACGAAGCCGGAAGATTAACTTTGAACAAAGTTGAAAATGCTGATGTAAAATTGTGCAAAATTGTAAACAAAACAGTTATTAAAGGTGGACACATCCAGTTAAACTTACACGATGGTAGAAACCAAATAGTAACCGTTGCTGATGCTACAAAAGCAGAAGAAGACGTTTACAAAACAGGCGACAGTATTTTATTATCAATACCTGAACAAAAAATTGCAGGACATGTTCAATTTGGAGAAAACAAATTAGCATACGTTACTGGCGGTAAACACGTTGGAGAATTCGCTAAAATCGTAGAAATTGAAGAAAGAAAATTATATGCAGATATAATTACACTTGAAACAAAAGACGGCGAACAATTTAAAACCGTTAAAGATTACGTATTTATCGTAGGCGACAATGAACCAATAATCAATTTATAA
- a CDS encoding 50S ribosomal protein L22 — MVKLNYKVKTDPSKTARAMGRTLKISRKHTIEICREINGMRLDKAMAYLNRVIKLEQAVPFKRHDKDVPHRKGDLKWHAGRFPQKAAGEILHVLENAKKNAEYKGMNTEQLRIKHISSNKGFTIKRYMPRAFGRASPKYQETVHVQVILEEFY, encoded by the coding sequence ATGGTTAAATTGAACTATAAAGTTAAAACTGACCCAAGCAAAACAGCAAGAGCTATGGGAAGAACTTTAAAAATTTCAAGAAAACACACAATTGAGATTTGTAGAGAAATAAACGGTATGAGATTAGACAAAGCAATGGCTTACTTAAACAGAGTTATTAAGTTAGAACAAGCTGTACCGTTCAAAAGACATGACAAAGACGTTCCTCACAGAAAAGGGGACTTAAAATGGCACGCTGGTAGATTCCCACAAAAAGCTGCGGGAGAAATCCTTCACGTTCTTGAGAATGCTAAGAAAAACGCAGAATACAAAGGCATGAACACAGAACAGTTGAGAATTAAACACATCTCATCAAACAAAGGATTCACAATCAAAAGATACATGCCAAGAGCATTTGGTAGGGCTTCACCTAAATACCAAGAAACAGTACACGTACAAGTTATATTAGAAGAATTCTACTAA
- a CDS encoding preprotein translocase subunit Sec61beta, whose translation MTGGILAGKNNDEGLSTSAGLVRYMDTDISKIKIEPEKVLGITFAIIVAEALLNYGFLI comes from the coding sequence ATGACAGGTGGAATTTTGGCTGGAAAAAACAACGATGAAGGATTGAGCACAAGTGCTGGTTTAGTTAGATACATGGATACGGACATATCCAAAATTAAAATAGAACCTGAAAAAGTGCTTGGTATAACCTTTGCAATAATTGTTGCAGAAGCTTTATTAAATTACGGATTTTTAATTTAA